From Bacteroides uniformis:
AGTATATTGATGATAAACATGAGTACTTTGAGGCAACTCTTCCGGCGTAATGATGCCTCGCACATCCTTCAAATGTGAAGTGTAATATTGTGCCGCTTCACGGCGAGCAAGGCAATATTCATCCAAATGTTTCAATTTGGCGTTCAAAACCGCAGCTTGAACAGTATCCAGACGAGAATTACATCCGATAACCGCATGGTGATACTTTATCCGCTGACCATGATTGGCTATCATACGAAGCTGTTCGGCCAATACATCATCATTGGTAAGGATTGCTCCTCCATCACCATAACAGCCCAAATTTTTTGAAGGGAAAAATGAAGTACATCCTATATGACCAATGGTACCGGTATGTTTCTTAGTGCCATCGGAAAAAGTATATGTAGCACCGATGGCTTGTGCATTGTCCTCCACAACATACAAGTGATGTTTTACAGCAAACTGCATGATAGGCTCCATATCACAAGACTGACCGAAAAGATGTACCGGGATAATAGCCTTTGTCTTCGGGCTTAGCGCCTTTTCCAAATTGGCAGCTGTCACATTAAAAGTGGCATAATCTACATCCACCATCACAGGAATCAAACCTAAAAGGCCAATCACCTCTGCAGAAGCAACATACGTAAATGCAGGCACTATAACCTCATCTCCCGGTTTCAAGCCTAAAGACA
This genomic window contains:
- a CDS encoding DegT/DnrJ/EryC1/StrS family aminotransferase, yielding MVMDMKLQMVDLHGQYLKIKKEVDTGIRQVIETSAFINGPQVKEFASNLATYSGCKHVITCGNGTDALQIALMSLGLKPGDEVIVPAFTYVASAEVIGLLGLIPVMVDVDYATFNVTAANLEKALSPKTKAIIPVHLFGQSCDMEPIMQFAVKHHLYVVEDNAQAIGATYTFSDGTKKHTGTIGHIGCTSFFPSKNLGCYGDGGAILTNDDVLAEQLRMIANHGQRIKYHHAVIGCNSRLDTVQAAVLNAKLKHLDEYCLARREAAQYYTSHLKDVRGIITPEELPQSTHVYHQYTLKVLDGKRDALKQHLADAGIPSMIYYPLPLQQQEAFQKITRAAESLDNAEKLAYSVLSLPVHTELTTEQQDLVIDSIKDFFK